The Anabaena sp. WA102 genome contains a region encoding:
- the accD gene encoding acetyl-CoA carboxylase, carboxyltransferase subunit beta yields the protein MANNEESRGLKSLFDWFANRRKSGSTNSERQEREIADGLWHKCPKCGVLSYAKDLRANQMVCVDCGHHNRVDSDERIRQLIDANTWKPLDEHLHPTDPLQFRDRKPYSDRLRETQEKLGLVDAVKTGLGQINTLPIALGVMDFRFMGGSMGSVVGEKLTRMIEQATQRRYPVVIICTSGGARMQEGMLSLMQMAKISAALQRHRDSKLLYIPILTNPTTGGVTASFAMLGDLIIAEPKATIGFAGRRVIEQTLREKLPEDFQTAEDLLKHGFVDDIVPRTQLKTTLAQLIALHQPLPTTTPNMVLWETMKLSSATVE from the coding sequence ATGGCAAACAACGAAGAATCACGCGGTTTAAAGTCTCTATTTGATTGGTTCGCAAATCGGCGTAAATCGGGAAGCACCAATTCAGAACGCCAAGAACGGGAAATTGCCGATGGTTTATGGCATAAATGCCCTAAGTGTGGTGTTCTGAGCTATGCAAAAGATTTAAGAGCTAATCAAATGGTTTGCGTTGATTGTGGTCATCATAATCGAGTTGATAGTGATGAACGGATTCGCCAATTAATTGATGCTAATACTTGGAAACCATTAGATGAGCATTTACATCCTACTGATCCCTTACAATTCCGCGATCGCAAACCCTATAGCGATCGCTTACGAGAAACACAAGAAAAACTAGGACTTGTAGATGCTGTCAAAACTGGACTAGGTCAAATTAACACCTTACCCATAGCATTAGGAGTCATGGACTTCCGGTTCATGGGTGGAAGCATGGGTTCTGTCGTCGGTGAAAAACTCACCCGCATGATTGAACAAGCCACCCAACGCCGTTATCCTGTAGTCATCATTTGCACATCAGGCGGTGCGAGAATGCAGGAAGGAATGCTGTCTTTAATGCAAATGGCAAAAATATCCGCCGCCCTCCAACGTCACCGAGACTCTAAACTATTATATATTCCCATTTTAACCAACCCCACTACCGGAGGTGTTACCGCCAGTTTCGCCATGTTGGGTGATCTCATCATCGCCGAGCCCAAAGCAACAATTGGTTTTGCCGGCAGACGGGTAATTGAACAAACCCTCAGAGAAAAACTACCAGAAGATTTCCAAACCGCCGAGGACTTACTAAAACATGGATTTGTTGATGATATCGTCCCCCGCACACAATTAAAAACTACCTTGGCACAACTAATTGCCCTCCATCAACCACTCCCCACAACAACACCAAACATGGTTTTGTGGGAAACAATGAAATTGAGTTCCGCTACTGTTGAGTAG
- a CDS encoding DUF167 domain-containing protein: MQKRVKVKPNSKQQKIEESADGSLTVHLKSPPVDGKANEELIKLLAKNFDVSKSSITIKSGTTSRQKLIEIDGI; encoded by the coding sequence ATGCAAAAAAGAGTCAAAGTTAAACCAAACTCCAAACAGCAAAAGATTGAAGAATCAGCAGATGGTAGTTTAACTGTACATTTAAAATCACCACCTGTAGATGGTAAAGCTAATGAAGAGTTAATTAAACTATTAGCTAAAAATTTTGATGTTTCTAAATCCTCGATCACAATTAAATCTGGGACAACATCTCGACAAAAGTTAATTGAAATTGATGGGATTTAG
- a CDS encoding MFS transporter: MNSLPVDIVEPLDIQTSNLDSSLIKQFPKQFTKNDIRTSLQASAADAIFASIFSLSTGGILVSNLLVELDATPVIFGMLSSIPMLVNFVQPVGAYISEQTTSRFKYSLLTFGTSRLLWLILVIGIFANNSSVLNSQQLVILTLLIVLFSHLLGGLGSASWLSWLAIIIPRRLRGRYFGIRNSACHLTNLICIPLAGLVISHWYGGTIQGYGLVLSLGTICGIISLFCQYFQVDVNPQLQNQYSLNGCESPPEDICQEKTNWTSIIGKNSKFLLFLLYFSIWMLAVHLSAPFFNFYLLDTLDLDVTLVTIYSSLQTGANLLVLILWGKLADRIGNRPILICVGFLVAITPLLWLGIGNHQLDFWLWLPLLHIFTGITWAGVDLCSTNMYLGIAPVRNKSIYFAIVAAVGGVSGALGTTIGGFIAQSPNFGGLLGLFALSSLCRLLGLLPLIFVQEPGK; encoded by the coding sequence ATGAATTCTCTTCCAGTTGACATAGTTGAACCACTGGATATTCAGACTTCCAATCTTGACTCTTCACTAATTAAACAGTTTCCTAAGCAATTTACTAAAAACGATATTCGTACCAGTTTACAAGCTTCTGCGGCAGATGCTATTTTTGCATCTATTTTTTCTTTGAGTACGGGGGGAATTTTAGTCAGTAATTTGTTAGTCGAGTTGGATGCTACTCCAGTGATATTTGGAATGTTATCGTCAATTCCCATGCTGGTAAATTTTGTTCAACCTGTGGGCGCTTATATTTCCGAACAGACTACCAGTAGATTCAAGTATTCTCTCTTAACCTTTGGAACTTCTCGTTTATTATGGCTAATTCTGGTAATTGGTATTTTCGCTAATAATTCCAGTGTCCTAAATTCCCAACAATTGGTAATATTAACACTGTTAATTGTTCTTTTTAGTCATCTTTTAGGAGGATTAGGAAGTGCATCTTGGCTAAGTTGGTTAGCAATTATTATTCCCCGCAGGTTACGAGGGAGATATTTTGGGATTCGGAATAGTGCTTGTCATCTGACGAATTTAATATGTATTCCTTTAGCGGGATTAGTAATATCACATTGGTATGGTGGAACTATCCAAGGTTATGGATTAGTTCTATCTTTAGGGACTATTTGCGGAATTATTAGTTTGTTTTGCCAGTATTTCCAAGTAGATGTCAATCCACAATTACAAAATCAGTATAGTTTAAATGGTTGTGAAAGTCCTCCTGAAGATATTTGCCAAGAAAAAACTAATTGGACTAGTATTATTGGGAAGAACTCTAAATTCTTACTATTTCTACTTTATTTCAGTATTTGGATGTTGGCTGTGCATTTGAGCGCACCTTTTTTCAACTTCTATTTATTAGATACTTTAGATTTAGATGTTACTTTAGTAACTATTTATAGCAGTCTTCAGACTGGGGCAAATCTGTTAGTGTTGATTTTATGGGGGAAATTAGCTGATAGAATTGGTAATCGTCCCATTCTCATCTGTGTTGGCTTTTTAGTCGCAATTACACCATTATTATGGTTAGGAATTGGTAATCATCAACTTGACTTTTGGCTATGGTTGCCGCTTTTACATATTTTTACTGGCATCACTTGGGCAGGTGTTGATTTATGTAGCACTAATATGTATCTGGGAATTGCTCCTGTGAGGAATAAATCTATCTATTTTGCCATTGTTGCGGCTGTAGGGGGGGTAAGTGGAGCTTTAGGTACAACAATCGGCGGTTTTATTGCCCAAAGTCCTAATTTTGGCGGTTTATTAGGTTTATTTGCCCTTTCTAGCCTGTGCCGACTATTAGGGCTACTTCCCCTGATTTTCGTCCAAGAACCGGGAAAATGA
- a CDS encoding recombinase family protein, whose protein sequence is MKIIVYIYTDPLLDTVPSPDDWGWEVDKIYEDLGKRTQLEQLLIDCQTETVNYLLVRRLEELGDSLSQVSDRLNQIETMGVIVITTQQPYASKSSQIPTEILQLLPEIQYQQRSRRIRQGHARNRLETSPPPGKSPYGYRRGQGKYIIDRTTSPVVKDFFEYFLLYGSVRATVRYISKKYSKNISVTTARRWLTNPVYRGDTAYQNREIISNTHAAIISREEAAQIDRLLRRNSRLPSRTASAPRSLAGLVICHQCQLQMIVTSVTQRHQDQEYLYLRATDCPQQPKCRAIPYQVVLEKTIDHVCRDLPLAVAGINFPQLDAIKNSLGNDISRQQQILQQLPTFIETGILDIETAKLRAYKLRTEISELQAKLAILPPVNLRSVAEAVSIPQFWLDLSEVERRFYFREFIQQIQIIRQNREWDVQIIFIF, encoded by the coding sequence ATGAAAATTATTGTTTATATTTATACTGATCCACTCCTAGATACTGTTCCCAGCCCAGATGATTGGGGTTGGGAAGTAGATAAAATTTATGAAGATTTAGGAAAACGCACCCAATTAGAACAATTATTAATTGATTGTCAAACCGAAACTGTAAATTATCTACTGGTACGCCGATTAGAAGAATTAGGTGATAGTTTATCCCAAGTGAGCGATCGCCTCAATCAAATAGAAACAATGGGAGTCATAGTCATTACGACACAACAACCCTATGCCTCCAAATCTAGTCAAATCCCCACCGAAATACTACAATTATTACCAGAAATTCAATATCAACAACGTAGCCGCCGAATTCGTCAGGGACACGCTCGTAATCGCCTAGAAACCTCACCACCACCGGGAAAATCCCCCTATGGCTACCGGAGAGGACAAGGTAAATATATTATTGATCGCACTACCTCACCCGTTGTTAAAGACTTTTTTGAATATTTTTTACTCTATGGTTCTGTCCGTGCTACCGTCCGTTATATAAGTAAAAAATACAGTAAAAATATTTCTGTCACTACAGCCAGACGGTGGTTAACTAATCCAGTTTATCGCGGTGATACAGCCTATCAAAACAGGGAAATTATCTCTAATACTCATGCGGCAATTATATCCAGAGAAGAAGCAGCGCAAATTGATAGACTATTACGACGCAACAGCCGCTTACCATCGCGGACAGCTAGTGCGCCCCGTTCTTTAGCTGGTTTAGTCATTTGTCATCAATGTCAATTACAGATGATTGTCACCAGTGTTACTCAGCGTCATCAGGATCAAGAGTATTTATATTTACGTGCAACCGACTGTCCTCAACAGCCTAAATGTCGTGCTATCCCTTACCAAGTAGTTTTAGAAAAAACCATTGATCATGTTTGTCGAGATTTACCTTTAGCTGTCGCCGGGATAAATTTTCCCCAATTAGATGCAATTAAAAATAGTTTAGGCAATGATATATCTCGTCAGCAACAAATCCTCCAGCAATTACCCACTTTCATAGAAACGGGGATTTTAGATATAGAAACTGCAAAATTAAGAGCTTACAAACTTCGCACAGAAATTTCCGAACTTCAAGCCAAGTTAGCAATTCTTCCTCCTGTGAATTTGCGTTCCGTAGCTGAAGCTGTTTCCATTCCCCAATTTTGGCTAGATTTATCAGAGGTAGAACGAAGATTTTACTTCCGTGAATTTATCCAACAAATTCAAATTATCCGCCAAAATAGAGAATGGGATGTACAAATAATTTTTATTTTCTAA
- a CDS encoding DevA family ABC transporter ATP-binding protein — translation MKTTNSTKPVISICNLDHYFGSGQLRKQVLFNISLTINAGEIVIMTGPSGSGKTTLLTLAGGLRSAQFGSLQVLGNELCQANAKQLTQARRNNGYIFQAHNLHGSLTAIQNVRMGLEVQPRMSAKKMLMQSQQMLEEVGLGNRLNYYPDSLSGGQKQRVAIARALVSQPKIVLADEPTAALDKQSGRDVVELMQKLAKEHGCTILLVTHDNRILDIADRIVYMEDGHLVREKSDSLQDVVS, via the coding sequence ATGAAAACTACTAACTCTACTAAACCTGTAATTTCCATCTGCAATCTTGATCATTACTTCGGATCTGGACAACTACGAAAACAAGTTTTATTTAATATTAGCTTAACTATAAATGCAGGGGAAATTGTAATCATGACAGGTCCTTCTGGTTCTGGTAAAACCACATTATTAACCTTGGCTGGTGGGTTACGTTCTGCCCAGTTTGGGAGTTTGCAGGTATTAGGTAATGAACTATGTCAAGCCAATGCTAAACAATTAACCCAAGCCCGCAGAAATAACGGTTATATTTTTCAAGCCCATAACTTACACGGTAGCTTAACAGCAATCCAAAACGTCAGGATGGGTTTAGAAGTACAGCCGAGAATGTCAGCAAAAAAAATGTTAATGCAGTCACAGCAAATGTTAGAAGAAGTAGGATTAGGAAATCGTCTCAATTACTATCCAGATAGTTTATCAGGGGGACAAAAACAACGGGTAGCGATCGCTCGCGCCTTAGTCAGTCAACCAAAAATAGTCCTAGCAGATGAACCCACCGCCGCACTAGATAAACAATCAGGACGGGATGTAGTAGAACTAATGCAGAAATTAGCTAAAGAGCATGGCTGTACAATTTTACTCGTCACCCACGATAACCGCATTTTAGATATTGCTGACCGCATTGTTTATATGGAAGACGGTCATCTTGTCCGAGAAAAAAGTGATTCTTTGCAAGATGTAGTGAGTTGA
- a CDS encoding ArnT family glycosyltransferase: MQEGSFVWTHLEKQHRVIEKKIDWLWLILLLLAAVILFSINLGGLPLQDGDEATVARVAREIWQAPVDSMRWLYPTLGGEPYHHTPPLMHWLIAGAYSLGGVNEWTTRLPGAILTATSVPCLYCLGREIFRQRWAAIYSSLIYLTMLPVVRYGRLAMLDGAVACFLIVMMWFVLRSRRDLRYCLGVGISFGLICLTQAMMGIYLGAIVLVFLFWDTPRLLTSYYFWIGIFIGCLPVCCWYGFQLWHYGYPFSIDINTSLTHIQTINNGTSQAPWYYLLEIAKWTWPWLIFLPQTIRITWENNNLSWAKLIIIWCGVYLLIISLISFKLPWYIFPIYPSLALAFGFQLAQMENVPLFSGYPRSWVTSLAILAVVASASSIYFGGRTLDKAELQIIFAAVALTMTLSAILAERGDRQFLKILIWGSYISLLLLMKSNYWVWELNTAYPVKPVAAMITKINPAVKEIYTSFPYHRPSLDFYSDRTIIPASIGELQYYWQYDSQPYFLINTSTLENLQFKSIKVIDQVKDWQLITKENNSL; the protein is encoded by the coding sequence ATGCAAGAAGGAAGCTTTGTTTGGACTCATCTAGAAAAACAGCATCGTGTGATTGAAAAAAAGATTGATTGGCTATGGCTAATCCTATTGTTATTAGCAGCGGTGATTTTGTTTAGTATCAATCTTGGAGGTTTGCCCTTACAAGATGGCGATGAGGCAACCGTAGCCAGGGTAGCGCGGGAAATTTGGCAAGCCCCAGTAGATTCAATGCGCTGGCTTTACCCCACTTTGGGAGGTGAACCATATCATCACACGCCGCCACTTATGCACTGGTTAATTGCTGGGGCTTATTCTCTGGGTGGTGTCAATGAATGGACAACGCGCCTACCTGGTGCAATTTTGACAGCAACTTCTGTGCCTTGCTTATATTGTCTAGGAAGGGAGATATTTCGTCAACGTTGGGCAGCTATTTATAGTTCTTTGATTTATTTAACAATGCTGCCTGTGGTACGTTATGGCAGGTTGGCAATGTTAGATGGGGCAGTTGCCTGTTTTTTAATTGTGATGATGTGGTTTGTCTTGCGATCGCGGCGGGATTTACGTTACTGCTTAGGTGTAGGCATTAGTTTTGGGTTAATCTGTCTAACTCAAGCTATGATGGGTATTTATTTAGGTGCAATTGTTTTAGTCTTTCTTTTTTGGGATACACCCAGACTACTGACAAGTTATTATTTCTGGATAGGTATTTTTATCGGTTGTCTACCTGTATGCTGCTGGTATGGGTTTCAATTATGGCACTATGGATATCCCTTCAGTATTGACATCAATACATCTTTAACCCATATTCAAACCATTAATAATGGCACATCCCAAGCACCTTGGTATTATCTTTTAGAAATCGCTAAATGGACATGGCCTTGGTTGATATTTCTCCCCCAAACTATCCGCATTACCTGGGAAAATAATAACTTAAGTTGGGCGAAATTAATTATTATCTGGTGTGGTGTTTATCTATTAATTATTTCCCTCATTAGCTTTAAACTCCCCTGGTATATATTCCCCATTTACCCTAGTTTGGCTTTAGCTTTTGGGTTTCAATTAGCCCAGATGGAAAATGTCCCCTTATTCTCAGGCTATCCCCGCTCTTGGGTAACGAGTTTAGCGATATTGGCGGTAGTGGCTTCTGCAAGCAGTATTTATTTTGGGGGAAGAACATTAGACAAAGCCGAGTTACAGATTATTTTTGCCGCAGTAGCTTTAACTATGACTTTATCCGCAATCTTAGCAGAACGCGGTGATAGACAATTTCTGAAAATTTTAATTTGGGGAAGTTATATTTCTCTATTATTATTAATGAAATCTAATTACTGGGTTTGGGAATTAAATACAGCCTATCCCGTTAAACCCGTAGCGGCAATGATCACGAAAATTAATCCAGCAGTTAAGGAAATCTATACATCTTTTCCCTATCATCGTCCTTCCTTGGATTTTTATAGCGATCGCACCATTATTCCCGCTTCTATCGGTGAACTACAATATTACTGGCAATATGATAGCCAACCTTATTTTCTCATTAACACATCTACCTTAGAAAACCTCCAATTTAAATCCATCAAAGTCATAGACCAAGTAAAAGACTGGCAATTAATTACAAAAGAAAATAACTCATTATAA
- a CDS encoding prepilin peptidase, translated as MDILIYIPASIIVFILGTSLGSFINVVVYRLPTGLSVLWPPSRCPKCLNRLKAYDNIPVFGWLWLKGRCRYCQTQISRRYPLIEALTGIIFLIVFWVFQFSIFTLGYWAFCSWLLALSLVDLDTMTLPNPLTKSGLILGIVFQISVGWLSEPTAVGLSKRLITGIAGAVLGLWLFDAIALLGSMAFGKTVMGAGDAKLAAMMGAWLGWRYLLIAGFISCILGVFIGGGAIILSRHQMGQKMPFGPFLALGAVITVFCGETILSNYLRLFLPGY; from the coding sequence ATGGACATTTTGATTTATATTCCAGCAAGTATCATTGTTTTTATCTTGGGGACATCTCTCGGTAGTTTTATTAATGTTGTAGTTTATCGGCTACCGACTGGGTTATCAGTGCTGTGGCCACCTTCTCGCTGTCCCAAGTGCTTAAATAGGTTAAAAGCCTATGATAATATCCCAGTTTTTGGTTGGTTGTGGTTAAAAGGGCGGTGTCGTTATTGCCAAACTCAGATTTCTCGCCGTTATCCATTAATAGAGGCGTTAACAGGGATAATATTTTTAATAGTATTTTGGGTTTTTCAATTTTCAATTTTTACCCTGGGATATTGGGCTTTTTGTAGTTGGTTATTGGCTCTATCTCTTGTAGATTTAGATACAATGACCCTACCCAACCCGTTGACTAAATCGGGTTTAATTTTAGGAATAGTCTTTCAAATATCTGTTGGTTGGCTATCAGAACCGACTGCGGTGGGCTTATCAAAACGCTTAATAACCGGAATAGCCGGTGCCGTTCTGGGTTTATGGTTGTTTGATGCGATCGCCCTTTTAGGTTCTATGGCTTTTGGCAAAACGGTCATGGGTGCAGGTGACGCTAAATTAGCTGCTATGATGGGAGCATGGTTAGGATGGCGTTATTTACTCATAGCGGGGTTTATTTCCTGCATTTTGGGAGTATTCATCGGTGGGGGCGCAATTATCCTCTCCCGTCACCAAATGGGACAAAAAATGCCTTTTGGACCCTTCCTCGCGTTAGGTGCGGTAATCACTGTTTTTTGTGGTGAAACTATTTTGTCCAACTATCTGAGATTATTTTTGCCTGGATATTAA
- the leuB gene encoding 3-isopropylmalate dehydrogenase: MTQNYRITLLPGDGIGPEIMSVAVDVLKVVGNRFDLSFEFSTALIGGAAIDATGEPLPAVTLDMCRNSDSVLLAAIGGYKWDSLPSNLRPEAGLLGLRAGLELFANLRPAKILPQLIDASTLKREVVEGVDIMVVRELTGGIYFGKPKGIFATETGEKRGVNTMVYTESEIERIGRVAFETARKRGGKLCSVDKANVLEVSQLWRDRITQLSLEYTDVELSHLYVDNAAMQLVRAPKQFDTIVTGNLFGDILSDAAAMLTGSIGMLPSASLGADGPGVYEPVHGSAPDIAGLDKANPLAQVLSAAMMLRYAFNQPEAADLIENSVLQVLQQGYRTGDIMSPGMKLVGCQAMGEALMEILELKSR; encoded by the coding sequence ATGACTCAAAACTACCGCATTACCTTACTTCCTGGCGATGGCATTGGTCCTGAAATTATGTCCGTAGCGGTGGACGTGCTAAAAGTCGTAGGGAACCGATTTGATCTTAGCTTTGAATTTTCTACAGCCTTAATTGGTGGCGCTGCTATTGACGCAACCGGCGAACCTCTACCTGCTGTCACCTTAGATATGTGCCGCAATAGTGATTCCGTCCTGCTGGCTGCTATTGGTGGTTATAAATGGGATTCTCTGCCCTCGAATTTACGCCCAGAAGCAGGTTTGTTAGGGTTGCGGGCTGGGTTAGAACTATTTGCTAATTTACGTCCTGCAAAAATTCTTCCCCAATTAATTGACGCTTCTACCTTGAAACGGGAAGTTGTGGAAGGTGTAGATATTATGGTGGTGCGGGAACTCACCGGCGGAATTTATTTTGGTAAACCAAAAGGCATTTTTGCTACCGAAACCGGAGAAAAACGCGGTGTAAATACGATGGTTTACACAGAATCGGAAATTGAACGGATTGGGCGCGTAGCCTTTGAAACAGCGCGGAAACGGGGTGGGAAACTCTGTTCTGTGGATAAAGCCAATGTGTTAGAAGTATCTCAATTGTGGCGCGATCGCATCACTCAACTTTCCTTAGAGTATACTGATGTGGAATTATCTCATTTATATGTGGATAACGCTGCCATGCAATTAGTTCGCGCCCCCAAACAATTTGATACAATTGTCACAGGCAACCTATTTGGTGACATTCTCTCCGATGCGGCGGCGATGTTAACTGGTAGTATAGGAATGTTACCTTCTGCCAGTTTGGGTGCTGATGGTCCTGGTGTCTATGAACCAGTTCACGGTTCAGCCCCAGATATTGCCGGACTTGATAAAGCCAACCCTCTAGCACAGGTTTTAAGTGCCGCCATGATGTTGCGTTATGCTTTCAACCAACCAGAAGCAGCAGACTTAATTGAAAATAGTGTGTTACAAGTTTTACAACAAGGTTATCGCACAGGAGATATTATGTCCCCAGGAATGAAACTAGTCGGTTGTCAAGCTATGGGTGAAGCACTCATGGAAATTCTCGAATTAAAATCACGTTAA
- a CDS encoding chloride channel protein: protein MRFTQLINRFQASPETVVLFLAVLIGSSTGMGIVTFHYLIQLINNFMLENLMGQIGIWGAWTLAAVPILGGIIVGLMRWRTQDFGPGLSSLIAVSQGKEAKKPLRPVTKMIAAAVSLGSGASLGPEGPSVEIGTNFGVLLSDVLQVSQERQRLLLGAGAAAGLAAGFNAPIAGVFFALEVVMGSTYFATSAVSVVLLAAVVAALIAQIGLGSQPAFALPAYQVRSYLELPLYLGLGLGASLISLTYTESIRLAKAIFAGNFSGLTLLGKIPQSIQPIFGGVILGLVGWQYPQILGIGYGTVEAILQDEDFSLNLLLILLVLKLLMTAVSSGSGFVGGLFAPAMFLGASFGSAYAKFLALIIPGIGEYMAAPPAYAMVGMAAVLAGSVRAPLTAILMLFELTRDYRIVLPLMAAVGLSVWLVELIKPTVDANANLQQIGLPELKDEKVELWQQMLVADAMYTCPKKLSATLGVLETAVVMTRERIRSALIIDDDTGKLVGILSLEDIKRTFFICQNLPNSLPEIQEYLSSQKLIDICTTDILYAWDDEPVSEALDRMALRGLHQLPVVAKDNPDFILGLLEREQIELTCNLTAITKILHQYSPVIPTAEYIEEIGNW, encoded by the coding sequence ATGCGGTTCACTCAGTTAATTAATCGTTTTCAAGCCTCTCCCGAAACAGTAGTGCTGTTTTTAGCCGTGCTAATTGGCAGTAGCACAGGTATGGGTATAGTCACCTTTCACTATTTAATCCAGCTAATTAACAACTTCATGTTGGAAAATCTGATGGGACAGATTGGAATTTGGGGTGCTTGGACCTTAGCGGCTGTTCCTATTCTCGGTGGTATCATTGTTGGCCTCATGCGTTGGCGAACTCAAGATTTTGGTCCAGGACTTTCATCTCTGATAGCTGTTTCTCAGGGAAAAGAAGCGAAAAAACCCCTGCGACCGGTGACAAAAATGATCGCGGCGGCAGTTTCTCTTGGTAGTGGTGCATCTTTAGGTCCAGAAGGTCCAAGTGTAGAAATTGGGACTAATTTTGGGGTGTTGTTATCAGATGTATTACAAGTATCTCAGGAGCGTCAGCGGTTACTATTGGGGGCTGGTGCTGCGGCTGGGTTAGCGGCTGGTTTTAATGCCCCCATTGCGGGAGTATTTTTTGCCTTAGAAGTAGTCATGGGCAGTACATATTTTGCTACTTCTGCCGTAAGTGTGGTGTTACTTGCCGCCGTAGTAGCTGCTTTAATTGCTCAAATTGGGTTAGGTTCACAACCAGCTTTTGCTTTACCCGCTTATCAAGTTCGCAGTTACCTAGAATTACCGCTTTATCTGGGTTTAGGTTTGGGTGCAAGTTTAATTTCTCTTACTTATACTGAATCCATTCGTTTAGCTAAAGCTATCTTTGCTGGCAATTTCTCAGGGTTAACGTTATTAGGTAAAATTCCTCAGTCCATTCAGCCAATTTTTGGTGGTGTAATTCTTGGTTTAGTCGGTTGGCAATACCCACAAATTTTAGGTATCGGCTATGGAACTGTAGAAGCGATACTACAGGATGAAGATTTTTCCCTCAATTTATTACTCATTTTACTAGTATTAAAACTGCTAATGACAGCGGTAAGTTCAGGTAGTGGTTTTGTGGGCGGATTATTTGCCCCAGCTATGTTTTTAGGTGCTTCCTTTGGGTCTGCCTACGCTAAATTTTTGGCTTTGATCATCCCAGGAATTGGAGAATATATGGCTGCGCCTCCAGCTTATGCAATGGTAGGTATGGCGGCGGTTTTAGCAGGTAGCGTGAGAGCGCCATTAACAGCAATTTTAATGTTATTTGAATTAACCCGTGATTACCGCATTGTTTTACCTTTAATGGCAGCAGTGGGCTTAAGTGTTTGGTTGGTGGAACTAATCAAACCAACTGTAGATGCCAATGCTAATCTGCAACAGATTGGTTTACCTGAATTGAAAGATGAAAAGGTAGAACTTTGGCAGCAAATGTTAGTAGCAGATGCTATGTACACCTGTCCCAAAAAATTATCAGCAACTTTAGGCGTATTAGAGACTGCGGTAGTAATGACGCGGGAACGAATCCGCAGTGCTTTAATCATTGATGATGATACGGGTAAACTAGTGGGAATTCTTTCCCTAGAAGATATTAAACGAACTTTTTTTATCTGCCAAAATCTTCCTAATTCATTGCCGGAAATTCAGGAATATTTATCTAGTCAAAAACTGATAGATATTTGTACTACAGATATTCTCTATGCTTGGGATGATGAACCTGTATCTGAAGCTTTAGACCGGATGGCATTACGTGGTTTACATCAATTACCAGTGGTAGCTAAAGACAATCCCGATTTTATTCTGGGTTTGCTAGAAAGGGAACAAATTGAATTAACTTGTAATTTAACGGCAATCACTAAGATACTGCACCAATATTCACCAGTGATTCCCACTGCCGAATATATAGAGGAAATTGGTAATTGGTAA